The Arachis duranensis cultivar V14167 chromosome 2, aradu.V14167.gnm2.J7QH, whole genome shotgun sequence genome has a window encoding:
- the LOC127745011 gene encoding LOW QUALITY PROTEIN: putative receptor like protein 25 (The sequence of the model RefSeq protein was modified relative to this genomic sequence to represent the inferred CDS: inserted 2 bases in 1 codon) — protein sequence MNFSRNLNTLNLNGNQLEGQLPASLSNCKDLMDLNLGDNQIEDTFPHWLQSLNLEILWPITKRFPSHEDCCWSRSAKQLLLHPNWLWRLLGSIDLEYDDSVTATLKGLRTNLEKIPNVFVSIDLSNNRFEGEIADDFGELHALISLNLSHNSLTXPVPHSLGNLTNLEALDLSSNLLTGKIPDELTNLIFLEVLNLSSNHLEGSIPRGKQFDTFSNDSYEENMGLCGFPLSIECNNNVPQQQYPFSEAEDKFGFGWKPVAIGYAWGMVFGIGLGCCVFSIGKPQWLVIIFGGKRIKRRSRGNRRARTT from the exons ATGAATTTTTCCAGGAATCTCAACACATTGAATCTCAATGGGAACCAATTAGAAGGTCAGTTGCCTGCATCTCTGTCCAACTGCAAAGATTTGATGGATTTGAATCTCGGCGACAATCAGATAGAGGATACATTTCCACATTGGCTTCAAAGTTTGAATTTGGAAATATTG TGGCCAATTACCAAAAGGTTTCCAAGCCATGAAGACTGCTGTTGGAGCAGAAGTGCAAAGCAGCTTCTATTACATCCAAACTGGTTATGGCGTTTACTAGGCTCCATTGACCTAGAATACGATGATTCTGTGACTGCAACACTGAAAGGGCTTAGAACCAATCTTGAGAAAATTCCAAATGTCTTTGTAAGTATTGATTTATCAAATAACAGATTTGAAGGAGAGATTGCAGATGATTTTGGAGAACTTCATGCACTTATAAGCCTTAACCTTTCCCATAACAGCCTCAC TCCTGTTCCTCACTCTCTAGGAAATTTGACAAACCTTGAAGCATTGGACCTCTCCTCAAATTTGCTTACAGGGAAAATTCCTGATGAGTTGACCAATCTGATCTTTCTTGAAGTCTTGAATCTTTCCAGCAACCATCTTGAGGGATCAATACCTCGAGGAAAGCAGTTTGATACATTTTCAAACGATTCCTATGAGGAAAACATGGGGCTATGTGGATTTCCATTGTCAATTGAATGCAACAACAATGTCCCTCAACAGCAATATCCATTTTCTGAGGCTGAAGACAAGTTTGGGTTTGGTTGGAAACCAGTGGCAATAGGATATGCATGGGGAATGGTATTTGGAATTGGCTTGGGATGCTGTGTTTTCTCAATTGGAAAACCTCAATGGCTTGTTATCATCTTTGGAggcaaaagaattaaaaggaggAGCCGTGGAAACCGGCGTGCAAGAACAACTTAG
- the LOC107476014 gene encoding uncharacterized protein LOC107476014, whose amino-acid sequence MASAASPRIPTETVKNAVEALLKWRDSNSESHKPKLFDADEEFVYIVVTLKTIPHQSRVNPYKVPLPHSLLSPFNETCLIIDDRSKSKLTKQEAQKKIKADNVSVSKVLRLSKLASDYRPFEAKRKLCDSYDLFFADKRVVPLMPRLLGKKFFKKKKVPVQVDLTKKNWKEQVDKACSSALLFLGTGTCCVVKVAKVSMESEQIVENMMAAIEGVVEVVPKKWANVRSLHVKLYESLALPVFQAVPEVKLRIEGSKVEEAEKEKQTMEEEEEGENHSGAKAVKKKKGRIHEVRYMDSEVGEDNVEDVAGSEDDGGGVVMEEDLKDAGKGSGELANKKRKKGALSELSSVKELKKSVKRSGKQVEDGDSGKKGKNIKKKLSLLKSEEADLKKKVRAKKSKKAA is encoded by the coding sequence ATGGCTTCCGCAGCCTCTCCAAGAATACCCACCGAGACGGTGAAGAACGCCGTGGAGGCTCTCCTGAAGTGGCGAGATTCCAATTCCGAGTCTCACAAACCCAAACTCTTCGACGCCGACGAAGAATTCGTTTACATAGTCGTTACTCTGAAAACCATCCCTCACCAATCCCGCGTTAACCCTTACAAGGTCCCTTTACCCCactctctcctctctccctTCAACGAAACTTGCCTCATCATCGACGACAGGTCCAAATCCAAACTCACTAAACAAGAAGCTCAAAAGAAGATCAAGGCCGATAACGTCTCCGTTTCCAAGGTCCTCAGGTTGTCGAAGCTGGCCTCCGATTACCGCCCTTTTGAGGCGAAGCGAAAGCTCTGTGATTCATATGATCTTTTTTTCGCTGATAAGAGAGTGGTGCCTTTGATGCCCAGGCTGTTGGGGAAGAAATTctttaagaagaagaaggtgccgGTGCAGGTGGACTTGACTAAGAAGAATTGGAAGGAGCAGGTGGATAAGGCGTGTTCGTCGGCGCTTCTGTTTCTTGGAACGGGGACTTGTTGTGTTGTGAAGGTTGCCAAGGTTTCCATGGAGAGCGAGCAGATTGTTGAGAATATGATGGCTGCCATTGAGGGGGTTGTTGAGGTTGTGCCGAAGAAGTGGGCGAATGTGAGGTCCTTGCATGTTAAGCTTTACGAGTCGCTGGCGCTGCCTGTTTTCCAGGCTGTTCCGGAGGTGAAGTTGAGGATTGAGGGAAGTAAGGTTGAGGAGGCGGAGAAAGAGAAGCAGACgatggaggaggaggaagagggcGAAAACCATAGTGGCGCGAAGgcggtgaagaagaagaaggggaggATTCATGAAGTTAGATACATGGATAGCGAAGTTGGTGAGGATAATGTTGAAGATGTGGCAGGTAGTGAggatgatggtggtggtgttgtTATGGAGGAAGATTTAAAGGATGCTGGAAAAGGTAGTGGAGAATTGGCGaataagaagaggaagaaaggggCATTGAGTGAGTTGAGCAGTGTCAAAGAATTGAAAAAATCTGTTAAGAGAAGTGGTAAACAGGTTGAGGATGGAGATTCaggaaagaaggggaagaatatCAAGAAGAAACTATCTCTATTGAAGTCAGAAGAAgctgatttgaaaaagaaagtgagGGCCAAGAAAAGTAAGAAGGCTGCTTAA